Proteins encoded within one genomic window of Ailuropoda melanoleuca isolate Jingjing chromosome 16, ASM200744v2, whole genome shotgun sequence:
- the LOC100472134 gene encoding L-lactate dehydrogenase A chain yields the protein MATLKDQLIQNLLKEEHTPQNKITVVGVGAVGMACAISILMKDLADELALVDVIEDKLKGEMMDLQHGSLFLRTPKIVSGKDYNVTANSKLVIITAGARQQEGESRLNLVQRNVNIFKFIIPNIVKYSPNCKLLVVSNPVDILTYVAWKISGFPKNRVIGSGCNLDSARFRYLMGERLGVHPLSCHGWVLGEHGDSSVPVWSGVNVAGVSLKNLHPDLGTDADKEQWKQVHKQVVDSAYEVIKLKGYTSWAIGLSVADLAESMMKNLRRVHPISTMIKGLYGIKDDVFLSVPCILGQNGISDVVKVTLTPEEEARLKKSADTLWEIQKELQF from the exons ATGGCAACTCTCAAAGATCAGCTGATTCAGAATCTTCTTAAGGAAGAACATACCCCCCAGAATAAGATTACAGTTGTTGGGGTTGGTGCTGTTGGCATGGCTTGTGCCATCAGTATCTTAATGAAG gACTTGGCAGATGAACTTGCTCTTGTTGATGTCATTGAAGACAAACTGAAGGGAGAGATGATGGATCTCCAGCACGGCAGCCTTTTCCTTAGAACACCAAAAATTGTCTCTGGCAAAG ATTATAATGTGACAGCAAACTCCAAGCTGGTTATTATCACAGCTGGGGCACGTCAGCAAGAGGGAGAAAGTCGTCTTAATTTGGTCCAACGTAATGTGAACATCTTTAAGTTCATCATTCCTAATATCGTAAAATACAGCCCAAACTGCAAGTTGCTTGTTGTTTCCAATCCAG TGGATATCTTGACCTATGTGGCTTGGAAGATAAGTGGCTTTCCCAAAAACCGTGTTATTGGAAGTGGTTGCAATCTGGATTCAGCCCGGTTCCGTTACCTAATGGGGGAAAGGCTGGGAGTTCACCCGTTAAGCTGTCACGGGTGGGTCCTTGGGGAGCATGGAGACTCCAGTG TGCCTGTATGGAGTGGAGTGAACGTTGCTGGTGTGTCTCTGAAGAATCTGCACCCTGACTTAGGCACTGATGCAGATAAGGAGCAGTGGAAACAGGTTCACAAACAGGTGGTTGACAG TGCCTATGAGGTGATCAAACTGAAAGGCTACACTTCCTGGGCCATTGGACTGTCCGTGGCAGATTTGGCAGAAAGTATGATGAAGAATCTTAGGCGGGTGCATCCAATTTCCACCATGATTAAG GGTCTCTATGGAATAAAAGATGATGTCTTCCTTAGTGTTCCTTGCATCTTGGGACAGAATGGAATTTCAGATGTCGTGAAGGTGACTCTGACTCCTGAGGAAGAGGCCCGTTTGAAGAAGAGTGCAGATACGCTTTGGGAGATCCAAAAGGAGCTgcagttttaa